A stretch of Electrophorus electricus isolate fEleEle1 chromosome 3, fEleEle1.pri, whole genome shotgun sequence DNA encodes these proteins:
- the matn4 gene encoding matrilin-4 isoform X8 — MRRLFVCVGVLLALVAVMEARPKTAEDKKCKSGPVDLVFIIDGSRSVRPHEFETMRKFMIDIIHELDVSLDTTRVGVVQYSSQVQNVFSLKDFTTHEQMVKAINKIIPLAQGTMTGLAIRYAMNIAFSNAEGARANVPHVAIIVTDGRPQDRVAEVAAAARESGIEIYAVGVARADMTSLRAMASPPFEDHVFLVESFDLIHQFGIQFQDKLCKIDICIESDHGCDHICESSPGFYHCLCLPGYTLNEDEKTCTPIDLCTEGKHDCEQICVSSPGSFTCECNTAYTLNEDKKSCTMIDYCSFGNDSCEHKCVSILNGFNCQCKEGYTLNDDKRTCTMIDYCSFGNDSCEHECVSVLQSFYCLCNEGYALNEDETTCTMIDFCSFGNDSCEHKCVSVLNGIYCSCNGGYTLNDDKKTCTMIDYCSFGNHSCDHECVSVLNGFYCHCNEGYTLQEDGKTCQADNLCNVIEHGCEYQCVSTPGSYHCICPDGHLLQEDGSSCGSCRSSNIDLVLVIDGSKSVRPQNFELVKQFVNQVVERLDVSARGTRVGLIQYSSRVRTEFPLSMYQTKDEIKAAVMKVEYMEKGTMTGLALKHMVENSFSEAEGARAASKNIPRVGLVFTDGRSQDDITEWAKKAKDAGITMYAVGVGKAVEDELREIASEPVEKHFFYTADFTAISQIAENLKLNVCPEESQGEIEVKDPCACETLVEFQQATMTTLIQLNQKLLAMTTRLENLEKNFLTRN; from the exons ATGAGACGGCTGTTTGTATGCGTTGGCGTGCTGCTGGCTTTAGTGGCTGTCATGGAAGCGAGGCCCAAAACAG CTGAAGATAAAAAGTGTAAATCTGGCCCGGTTGACCTCGTCTTTATCATTGACGGCTCCCGTAGCGTCCGTCCTCATGAATTTGAGACAATGCGCAAATTCATGATCGACATCATTCATGAGTTGGACGTCAGCCTGGACACTACCCGTGTTGGCGTTGTGCAATACTCCAGCCAAGTCCAAAATGTCTTTTCCCTCAAAGACTTCACAACCCACGAGCAGATGGTTAAAGCCATTAACAAGATTATCCCATTGGCTCAAGGCACGATGACCGGACTGGCGATTCGTTATGCCATGAACATAGCCTTCTCCAATGCGGAGGGAGCCCGGGCCAATGTCCCTCACGTCGCCATCATTGTGACTGACGGTCGACCCCAGGACCGCGTGGCTGAAGTGGCAGCTGCTGCCAGAGAGTCTGGGATCGAGATCTATGCCGTGGGTGTGGCCAGAGCGGACATGACATCCCTGAGAGCCATGGCGTCCCCACCCTTTGAAGACCATGTGTTCCTTGTGGAGTCCTTTGATCTGATTCACCAGTTTGGAATCCAGTTTCAAGACAAGCTTTGCA AAATAGATATTTGTATTGAGTCAGACCATGGCTGTGATCATATCTGTGAGAGCTCTCCTGGCTTCTACCATTGTCTCTGCCTGCCAGGGTACACACTGAACGAGGATGAAAAGACTTGCACAC CCATAGATCTGTGCACTGAGGGGAAACATGACTGTGAGCAGATCTGTGTTAGCTCTCCTGGTTCTTTCACCTGTGAATGCAATACTGCCTATACACTCAATGAAGACAAGAAGTCCTGCACAA TGATTGACTACTGCTCATTTGGGAATGATAGCTGTGAGCACAAGTGTGTCAGCATCCTAAACGGTTTTAATTGTCAATGCAAGGAGGGATACACACTCAATGATGATAAAAGGACCTGCACAA TGATCGACTACTGTTCATTTGGAAATGATAGCTGTGAGCacgaatgtgtgagtgtgcttcAAAGCTTTTATTGCCTCTGCAATGAAGGATACGCACTCAACGAAGATGAAACAACTTGTACAA TGATTGACTTCTGTTCATTTGGGAATGACAGCTGTGAGCacaagtgtgtgagtgtcctcAATGGCATTTACTGCAGCTGTAATGGTGGATACACACTCAATGATGATAAGAAGACCTGCACAA TGATTGACTATTGTTCATTTGGGAATCACAGTTGTGATCATGAATGTGTCAGTGTACTCAATGGATTTTACTGCCATTGCAATGAAGGATACACACTCCAGGAAGACGGAAAGACCTGCCAAG CCGACAACTTGTGCAATGTAATAGAACATGGTTGTGAGTACCAGTGTGTGAGTACTCCAGGGTCGTATCACTGTATCTGCCCGGATGGTCATCTTCTACAGGAGGATGGAAGTAGCTGTGGAA GCTGCAGATCATCCAATATTGACCTTGTCCTCGTGATTGATGGTTCGAAAAGCGTACGGCCCCAGAACTTTGAGCTCGTCAAGCAGTTTGTCAACCAGGTCGTGGAACGACTCGATGTCTCTGCTCGTGGGACACGCGTGGGTCTCATTCAGTACTCCAGCCGGGTGAGGACTGAGTTCCCGCTCAGCATGTACCAGACCAAGGATGAGATCAAGGCAGCTGTGATGAAGGTGGAGTACATGGAGAAGGGGACCATGACGGGGCTGGCCCTCAAGCACATGGTGGAAAACAGCTTCTCTGAGGCCGAGGGTGCCCGTGCTGCCTCAAAGAACATCCCCCGGGTTGGGTTGGTGTTTACCGATGGACGTTCTCAGGATGACATTACAGAGTGGGCCAAAAAGGCAAAGGATGCAG GCATCACCATGTATGCTGTTGGCGTGGGCAAAGCGGTAGAGGATGAGCTGAGGGAGATTGCCTCTGAACCTGTGGAGAAGCATTTCTTTTACACTGCCGATTTCACTGCCATCAGCCAGATCGCAGAGAACCTGAAACTCAATGTCTGCCCAG AGGAGAGTCAGGGTGAAATCGAGGTGAAGGACCCCTGTGCATGTGAAACCCTGGTAGAGTTCCAGCAAGCTACTATGACCACTCTGATCCAACTCAACCAGAAAT TGTTAGCAATGACGACCCGTTTGGAGAATCTGGAGAAAAACTTTCTCACAAGGAATTGA
- the matn4 gene encoding matrilin-4 isoform X6 produces MRRLFVCVGVLLALVAVMEARPKTAEDKKCKSGPVDLVFIIDGSRSVRPHEFETMRKFMIDIIHELDVSLDTTRVGVVQYSSQVQNVFSLKDFTTHEQMVKAINKIIPLAQGTMTGLAIRYAMNIAFSNAEGARANVPHVAIIVTDGRPQDRVAEVAAAARESGIEIYAVGVARADMTSLRAMASPPFEDHVFLVESFDLIHQFGIQFQDKLCKIDICIESDHGCDHICESSPGFYHCLCLPGYTLNEDEKTCTPIDLCTEGKHDCEQICVSSPGSFTCECNTAYTLNEDKKSCTMIDYCSFGNDSCEHKCVSILNGFNCQCKEGYTLNDDKRTCTMIDYCSFGNDSCEHECVSVLQSFYCLCNEGYALNEDETTCTMIDYCSFGNDSCEHECVSVLNGFYCRCNEGYILNEDEKTCSMIDYCSFGNDSCEHECVSVLNGFYCHCNEGYSLNEDKRTCTMIDFCSFGNDSCEHKCVSVLNGIYCSCNGGYTLNDDKKTCTMIDYCSFGNHSCDHECVSVLNGFYCHCNEGYTLQEDGKTCQADNLCNVIEHGCEYQCVSTPGSYHCICPDGHLLQEDGSSCGSCRSSNIDLVLVIDGSKSVRPQNFELVKQFVNQVVERLDVSARGTRVGLIQYSSRVRTEFPLSMYQTKDEIKAAVMKVEYMEKGTMTGLALKHMVENSFSEAEGARAASKNIPRVGLVFTDGRSQDDITEWAKKAKDAGITMYAVGVGKAVEDELREIASEPVEKHFFYTADFTAISQIAENLKLNVCPEESQGEIEVKDPCACETLVEFQQATMTTLIQLNQKLLAMTTRLENLEKNFLTRN; encoded by the exons ATGAGACGGCTGTTTGTATGCGTTGGCGTGCTGCTGGCTTTAGTGGCTGTCATGGAAGCGAGGCCCAAAACAG CTGAAGATAAAAAGTGTAAATCTGGCCCGGTTGACCTCGTCTTTATCATTGACGGCTCCCGTAGCGTCCGTCCTCATGAATTTGAGACAATGCGCAAATTCATGATCGACATCATTCATGAGTTGGACGTCAGCCTGGACACTACCCGTGTTGGCGTTGTGCAATACTCCAGCCAAGTCCAAAATGTCTTTTCCCTCAAAGACTTCACAACCCACGAGCAGATGGTTAAAGCCATTAACAAGATTATCCCATTGGCTCAAGGCACGATGACCGGACTGGCGATTCGTTATGCCATGAACATAGCCTTCTCCAATGCGGAGGGAGCCCGGGCCAATGTCCCTCACGTCGCCATCATTGTGACTGACGGTCGACCCCAGGACCGCGTGGCTGAAGTGGCAGCTGCTGCCAGAGAGTCTGGGATCGAGATCTATGCCGTGGGTGTGGCCAGAGCGGACATGACATCCCTGAGAGCCATGGCGTCCCCACCCTTTGAAGACCATGTGTTCCTTGTGGAGTCCTTTGATCTGATTCACCAGTTTGGAATCCAGTTTCAAGACAAGCTTTGCA AAATAGATATTTGTATTGAGTCAGACCATGGCTGTGATCATATCTGTGAGAGCTCTCCTGGCTTCTACCATTGTCTCTGCCTGCCAGGGTACACACTGAACGAGGATGAAAAGACTTGCACAC CCATAGATCTGTGCACTGAGGGGAAACATGACTGTGAGCAGATCTGTGTTAGCTCTCCTGGTTCTTTCACCTGTGAATGCAATACTGCCTATACACTCAATGAAGACAAGAAGTCCTGCACAA TGATTGACTACTGCTCATTTGGGAATGATAGCTGTGAGCACAAGTGTGTCAGCATCCTAAACGGTTTTAATTGTCAATGCAAGGAGGGATACACACTCAATGATGATAAAAGGACCTGCACAA TGATCGACTACTGTTCATTTGGAAATGATAGCTGTGAGCacgaatgtgtgagtgtgcttcAAAGCTTTTATTGCCTCTGCAATGAAGGATACGCACTCAACGAAGATGAAACAACTTGTACAA TGATTGACTACTGTTCATTTGGGAATGATAGCTGTgaacatgagtgtgtgagtgtcctcAATGGCTTTTACTGCCGTTGTAATGAAGGATATATACTCAATGAAGATGAGAAGACCTGCTCAA TGATTGACTACTGCTCATTTGGGAATGATAGCTGTGAGcacgagtgtgtgagtgtcctcAATGGCTTTTATTGCCACTGTAATGAGGGATACTCTCTCAATGAAGATAAGAGGACCTGCACAA TGATTGACTTCTGTTCATTTGGGAATGACAGCTGTGAGCacaagtgtgtgagtgtcctcAATGGCATTTACTGCAGCTGTAATGGTGGATACACACTCAATGATGATAAGAAGACCTGCACAA TGATTGACTATTGTTCATTTGGGAATCACAGTTGTGATCATGAATGTGTCAGTGTACTCAATGGATTTTACTGCCATTGCAATGAAGGATACACACTCCAGGAAGACGGAAAGACCTGCCAAG CCGACAACTTGTGCAATGTAATAGAACATGGTTGTGAGTACCAGTGTGTGAGTACTCCAGGGTCGTATCACTGTATCTGCCCGGATGGTCATCTTCTACAGGAGGATGGAAGTAGCTGTGGAA GCTGCAGATCATCCAATATTGACCTTGTCCTCGTGATTGATGGTTCGAAAAGCGTACGGCCCCAGAACTTTGAGCTCGTCAAGCAGTTTGTCAACCAGGTCGTGGAACGACTCGATGTCTCTGCTCGTGGGACACGCGTGGGTCTCATTCAGTACTCCAGCCGGGTGAGGACTGAGTTCCCGCTCAGCATGTACCAGACCAAGGATGAGATCAAGGCAGCTGTGATGAAGGTGGAGTACATGGAGAAGGGGACCATGACGGGGCTGGCCCTCAAGCACATGGTGGAAAACAGCTTCTCTGAGGCCGAGGGTGCCCGTGCTGCCTCAAAGAACATCCCCCGGGTTGGGTTGGTGTTTACCGATGGACGTTCTCAGGATGACATTACAGAGTGGGCCAAAAAGGCAAAGGATGCAG GCATCACCATGTATGCTGTTGGCGTGGGCAAAGCGGTAGAGGATGAGCTGAGGGAGATTGCCTCTGAACCTGTGGAGAAGCATTTCTTTTACACTGCCGATTTCACTGCCATCAGCCAGATCGCAGAGAACCTGAAACTCAATGTCTGCCCAG AGGAGAGTCAGGGTGAAATCGAGGTGAAGGACCCCTGTGCATGTGAAACCCTGGTAGAGTTCCAGCAAGCTACTATGACCACTCTGATCCAACTCAACCAGAAAT TGTTAGCAATGACGACCCGTTTGGAGAATCTGGAGAAAAACTTTCTCACAAGGAATTGA
- the matn4 gene encoding matrilin-4 isoform X5 — MRRLFVCVGVLLALVAVMEARPKTAEDKKCKSGPVDLVFIIDGSRSVRPHEFETMRKFMIDIIHELDVSLDTTRVGVVQYSSQVQNVFSLKDFTTHEQMVKAINKIIPLAQGTMTGLAIRYAMNIAFSNAEGARANVPHVAIIVTDGRPQDRVAEVAAAARESGIEIYAVGVARADMTSLRAMASPPFEDHVFLVESFDLIHQFGIQFQDKLCKIDICIESDHGCDHICESSPGFYHCLCLPGYTLNEDEKTCTPIDLCTEGKHDCEQICVSSPGSFTCECNTAYTLNEDKKSCTMIDYCSFGNDSCEHKCVSILNGFNCQCKEGYTLNDDKRTCTMIDYCSFGNDSCEHECVSVLQSFYCLCNEGYALNEDETTCTMIDYCSFGNDSCEHECVSVLNGFYCRCNEGYILNEDEKTCSMIDYCSFGNDSCEHECVSVLNGFYCSCNEGYALNEDERTCTMIDYCLFGNDSCEQECVSVLNGFYCRCNEGYSLNEDERTCTMIDYCTFGNDSCEHECVSVLNGFYCRCYEGYSVNEDERTCTMIDFCSFGNDSCEHKCVSVLNGIYCSCNGGYTLNDDKKTCTMIDYCSFGNHSCDHECVSVLNGFYCHCNEGYTLQEDGKTCQADNLCNVIEHGCEYQCVSTPGSYHCICPDGHLLQEDGSSCGSCRSSNIDLVLVIDGSKSVRPQNFELVKQFVNQVVERLDVSARGTRVGLIQYSSRVRTEFPLSMYQTKDEIKAAVMKVEYMEKGTMTGLALKHMVENSFSEAEGARAASKNIPRVGLVFTDGRSQDDITEWAKKAKDAGITMYAVGVGKAVEDELREIASEPVEKHFFYTADFTAISQIAENLKLNVCPEESQGEIEVKDPCACETLVEFQQATMTTLIQLNQKLLAMTTRLENLEKNFLTRN; from the exons ATGAGACGGCTGTTTGTATGCGTTGGCGTGCTGCTGGCTTTAGTGGCTGTCATGGAAGCGAGGCCCAAAACAG CTGAAGATAAAAAGTGTAAATCTGGCCCGGTTGACCTCGTCTTTATCATTGACGGCTCCCGTAGCGTCCGTCCTCATGAATTTGAGACAATGCGCAAATTCATGATCGACATCATTCATGAGTTGGACGTCAGCCTGGACACTACCCGTGTTGGCGTTGTGCAATACTCCAGCCAAGTCCAAAATGTCTTTTCCCTCAAAGACTTCACAACCCACGAGCAGATGGTTAAAGCCATTAACAAGATTATCCCATTGGCTCAAGGCACGATGACCGGACTGGCGATTCGTTATGCCATGAACATAGCCTTCTCCAATGCGGAGGGAGCCCGGGCCAATGTCCCTCACGTCGCCATCATTGTGACTGACGGTCGACCCCAGGACCGCGTGGCTGAAGTGGCAGCTGCTGCCAGAGAGTCTGGGATCGAGATCTATGCCGTGGGTGTGGCCAGAGCGGACATGACATCCCTGAGAGCCATGGCGTCCCCACCCTTTGAAGACCATGTGTTCCTTGTGGAGTCCTTTGATCTGATTCACCAGTTTGGAATCCAGTTTCAAGACAAGCTTTGCA AAATAGATATTTGTATTGAGTCAGACCATGGCTGTGATCATATCTGTGAGAGCTCTCCTGGCTTCTACCATTGTCTCTGCCTGCCAGGGTACACACTGAACGAGGATGAAAAGACTTGCACAC CCATAGATCTGTGCACTGAGGGGAAACATGACTGTGAGCAGATCTGTGTTAGCTCTCCTGGTTCTTTCACCTGTGAATGCAATACTGCCTATACACTCAATGAAGACAAGAAGTCCTGCACAA TGATTGACTACTGCTCATTTGGGAATGATAGCTGTGAGCACAAGTGTGTCAGCATCCTAAACGGTTTTAATTGTCAATGCAAGGAGGGATACACACTCAATGATGATAAAAGGACCTGCACAA TGATCGACTACTGTTCATTTGGAAATGATAGCTGTGAGCacgaatgtgtgagtgtgcttcAAAGCTTTTATTGCCTCTGCAATGAAGGATACGCACTCAACGAAGATGAAACAACTTGTACAA TGATTGACTACTGTTCATTTGGGAATGATAGCTGTgaacatgagtgtgtgagtgtcctcAATGGCTTTTACTGCCGTTGTAATGAAGGATATATACTCAATGAAGATGAGAAGACCTGCTCAA TGATTGACTACTGCTCATTTGGGAATGATAGTTGTGAGCACGAATGTGTGAGTGTCCTCAATGGCTTTTACTGCAGCTGTAATGAGGGATATGCTCTCAATGAAGATGAGAGGACCTGCACAA TGATTGACTACTGCTTATTTGGGAATGATAGCTgtgagcaggagtgtgtgagtgtcctcAATGGCTTTTACTGTCGCTGTAATGAAGGATACTCTCTCAATGAAGATGAACGGACCTGCACAA TGATTGACTACTGCACATTTGGGAATGATAGCTGTGAGcacgagtgtgtgagtgtcctcAATGGCTTTTATTGCCGCTGTTATGAAGGATACTCTGTCAATGAGGATGAACGGACCTGCACAA TGATTGACTTCTGTTCATTTGGGAATGACAGCTGTGAGCacaagtgtgtgagtgtcctcAATGGCATTTACTGCAGCTGTAATGGTGGATACACACTCAATGATGATAAGAAGACCTGCACAA TGATTGACTATTGTTCATTTGGGAATCACAGTTGTGATCATGAATGTGTCAGTGTACTCAATGGATTTTACTGCCATTGCAATGAAGGATACACACTCCAGGAAGACGGAAAGACCTGCCAAG CCGACAACTTGTGCAATGTAATAGAACATGGTTGTGAGTACCAGTGTGTGAGTACTCCAGGGTCGTATCACTGTATCTGCCCGGATGGTCATCTTCTACAGGAGGATGGAAGTAGCTGTGGAA GCTGCAGATCATCCAATATTGACCTTGTCCTCGTGATTGATGGTTCGAAAAGCGTACGGCCCCAGAACTTTGAGCTCGTCAAGCAGTTTGTCAACCAGGTCGTGGAACGACTCGATGTCTCTGCTCGTGGGACACGCGTGGGTCTCATTCAGTACTCCAGCCGGGTGAGGACTGAGTTCCCGCTCAGCATGTACCAGACCAAGGATGAGATCAAGGCAGCTGTGATGAAGGTGGAGTACATGGAGAAGGGGACCATGACGGGGCTGGCCCTCAAGCACATGGTGGAAAACAGCTTCTCTGAGGCCGAGGGTGCCCGTGCTGCCTCAAAGAACATCCCCCGGGTTGGGTTGGTGTTTACCGATGGACGTTCTCAGGATGACATTACAGAGTGGGCCAAAAAGGCAAAGGATGCAG GCATCACCATGTATGCTGTTGGCGTGGGCAAAGCGGTAGAGGATGAGCTGAGGGAGATTGCCTCTGAACCTGTGGAGAAGCATTTCTTTTACACTGCCGATTTCACTGCCATCAGCCAGATCGCAGAGAACCTGAAACTCAATGTCTGCCCAG AGGAGAGTCAGGGTGAAATCGAGGTGAAGGACCCCTGTGCATGTGAAACCCTGGTAGAGTTCCAGCAAGCTACTATGACCACTCTGATCCAACTCAACCAGAAAT TGTTAGCAATGACGACCCGTTTGGAGAATCTGGAGAAAAACTTTCTCACAAGGAATTGA
- the matn4 gene encoding matrilin-4 isoform X4, whose product MRRLFVCVGVLLALVAVMEARPKTAEDKKCKSGPVDLVFIIDGSRSVRPHEFETMRKFMIDIIHELDVSLDTTRVGVVQYSSQVQNVFSLKDFTTHEQMVKAINKIIPLAQGTMTGLAIRYAMNIAFSNAEGARANVPHVAIIVTDGRPQDRVAEVAAAARESGIEIYAVGVARADMTSLRAMASPPFEDHVFLVESFDLIHQFGIQFQDKLCKIDICIESDHGCDHICESSPGFYHCLCLPGYTLNEDEKTCTPIDLCTEGKHDCEQICVSSPGSFTCECNTAYTLNEDKKSCTMIDYCSFGNDSCEHKCVSILNGFNCQCKEGYTLNDDKRTCTMIDYCSFGNDSCEHECVSVLQSFYCLCNEGYALNEDETTCTMIDYCSFGNDSCEHECVSVLNGFYCRCNEGYILNEDEKTCSMIDYCSFGNDSCEHECVSVLNGFYCHCNEGYSLNEDKRTCTMIDYCLFGNDSCEQECVSVLNGFYCRCNEGYSLNEDERTCTMIDYCTFGNDSCEHECVSVLNGFYCRCYEGYSVNEDERTCTMIDFCSFGNDSCEHKCVSVLNGIYCSCNGGYTLNDDKKTCTMIDYCSFGNHSCDHECVSVLNGFYCHCNEGYTLQEDGKTCQADNLCNVIEHGCEYQCVSTPGSYHCICPDGHLLQEDGSSCGSCRSSNIDLVLVIDGSKSVRPQNFELVKQFVNQVVERLDVSARGTRVGLIQYSSRVRTEFPLSMYQTKDEIKAAVMKVEYMEKGTMTGLALKHMVENSFSEAEGARAASKNIPRVGLVFTDGRSQDDITEWAKKAKDAGITMYAVGVGKAVEDELREIASEPVEKHFFYTADFTAISQIAENLKLNVCPEESQGEIEVKDPCACETLVEFQQATMTTLIQLNQKLLAMTTRLENLEKNFLTRN is encoded by the exons ATGAGACGGCTGTTTGTATGCGTTGGCGTGCTGCTGGCTTTAGTGGCTGTCATGGAAGCGAGGCCCAAAACAG CTGAAGATAAAAAGTGTAAATCTGGCCCGGTTGACCTCGTCTTTATCATTGACGGCTCCCGTAGCGTCCGTCCTCATGAATTTGAGACAATGCGCAAATTCATGATCGACATCATTCATGAGTTGGACGTCAGCCTGGACACTACCCGTGTTGGCGTTGTGCAATACTCCAGCCAAGTCCAAAATGTCTTTTCCCTCAAAGACTTCACAACCCACGAGCAGATGGTTAAAGCCATTAACAAGATTATCCCATTGGCTCAAGGCACGATGACCGGACTGGCGATTCGTTATGCCATGAACATAGCCTTCTCCAATGCGGAGGGAGCCCGGGCCAATGTCCCTCACGTCGCCATCATTGTGACTGACGGTCGACCCCAGGACCGCGTGGCTGAAGTGGCAGCTGCTGCCAGAGAGTCTGGGATCGAGATCTATGCCGTGGGTGTGGCCAGAGCGGACATGACATCCCTGAGAGCCATGGCGTCCCCACCCTTTGAAGACCATGTGTTCCTTGTGGAGTCCTTTGATCTGATTCACCAGTTTGGAATCCAGTTTCAAGACAAGCTTTGCA AAATAGATATTTGTATTGAGTCAGACCATGGCTGTGATCATATCTGTGAGAGCTCTCCTGGCTTCTACCATTGTCTCTGCCTGCCAGGGTACACACTGAACGAGGATGAAAAGACTTGCACAC CCATAGATCTGTGCACTGAGGGGAAACATGACTGTGAGCAGATCTGTGTTAGCTCTCCTGGTTCTTTCACCTGTGAATGCAATACTGCCTATACACTCAATGAAGACAAGAAGTCCTGCACAA TGATTGACTACTGCTCATTTGGGAATGATAGCTGTGAGCACAAGTGTGTCAGCATCCTAAACGGTTTTAATTGTCAATGCAAGGAGGGATACACACTCAATGATGATAAAAGGACCTGCACAA TGATCGACTACTGTTCATTTGGAAATGATAGCTGTGAGCacgaatgtgtgagtgtgcttcAAAGCTTTTATTGCCTCTGCAATGAAGGATACGCACTCAACGAAGATGAAACAACTTGTACAA TGATTGACTACTGTTCATTTGGGAATGATAGCTGTgaacatgagtgtgtgagtgtcctcAATGGCTTTTACTGCCGTTGTAATGAAGGATATATACTCAATGAAGATGAGAAGACCTGCTCAA TGATTGACTACTGCTCATTTGGGAATGATAGCTGTGAGcacgagtgtgtgagtgtcctcAATGGCTTTTATTGCCACTGTAATGAGGGATACTCTCTCAATGAAGATAAGAGGACCTGCACAA TGATTGACTACTGCTTATTTGGGAATGATAGCTgtgagcaggagtgtgtgagtgtcctcAATGGCTTTTACTGTCGCTGTAATGAAGGATACTCTCTCAATGAAGATGAACGGACCTGCACAA TGATTGACTACTGCACATTTGGGAATGATAGCTGTGAGcacgagtgtgtgagtgtcctcAATGGCTTTTATTGCCGCTGTTATGAAGGATACTCTGTCAATGAGGATGAACGGACCTGCACAA TGATTGACTTCTGTTCATTTGGGAATGACAGCTGTGAGCacaagtgtgtgagtgtcctcAATGGCATTTACTGCAGCTGTAATGGTGGATACACACTCAATGATGATAAGAAGACCTGCACAA TGATTGACTATTGTTCATTTGGGAATCACAGTTGTGATCATGAATGTGTCAGTGTACTCAATGGATTTTACTGCCATTGCAATGAAGGATACACACTCCAGGAAGACGGAAAGACCTGCCAAG CCGACAACTTGTGCAATGTAATAGAACATGGTTGTGAGTACCAGTGTGTGAGTACTCCAGGGTCGTATCACTGTATCTGCCCGGATGGTCATCTTCTACAGGAGGATGGAAGTAGCTGTGGAA GCTGCAGATCATCCAATATTGACCTTGTCCTCGTGATTGATGGTTCGAAAAGCGTACGGCCCCAGAACTTTGAGCTCGTCAAGCAGTTTGTCAACCAGGTCGTGGAACGACTCGATGTCTCTGCTCGTGGGACACGCGTGGGTCTCATTCAGTACTCCAGCCGGGTGAGGACTGAGTTCCCGCTCAGCATGTACCAGACCAAGGATGAGATCAAGGCAGCTGTGATGAAGGTGGAGTACATGGAGAAGGGGACCATGACGGGGCTGGCCCTCAAGCACATGGTGGAAAACAGCTTCTCTGAGGCCGAGGGTGCCCGTGCTGCCTCAAAGAACATCCCCCGGGTTGGGTTGGTGTTTACCGATGGACGTTCTCAGGATGACATTACAGAGTGGGCCAAAAAGGCAAAGGATGCAG GCATCACCATGTATGCTGTTGGCGTGGGCAAAGCGGTAGAGGATGAGCTGAGGGAGATTGCCTCTGAACCTGTGGAGAAGCATTTCTTTTACACTGCCGATTTCACTGCCATCAGCCAGATCGCAGAGAACCTGAAACTCAATGTCTGCCCAG AGGAGAGTCAGGGTGAAATCGAGGTGAAGGACCCCTGTGCATGTGAAACCCTGGTAGAGTTCCAGCAAGCTACTATGACCACTCTGATCCAACTCAACCAGAAAT TGTTAGCAATGACGACCCGTTTGGAGAATCTGGAGAAAAACTTTCTCACAAGGAATTGA